A region from the Aegilops tauschii subsp. strangulata cultivar AL8/78 chromosome 5, Aet v6.0, whole genome shotgun sequence genome encodes:
- the LOC141022834 gene encoding serine/threonine-protein kinase STY8-like → MSNDEERPPHRSVDEDAEAATATDDEDGDEEPESIEAPPRDPYLAATRDLAVQHGWSVAPDEIELHETIGRGTTAEIHRATWRGLEVAVKWIRPELLRSNPSAEAFFAQELDVLSRQRHPHVLRLMGACLRPPESCFLVTELLSGATLVEWLHGGKERRRKELPPARPLAQRVGRALEVALAMRHLHEQTPRVLHRDLKPSNVLLDADSRARVADFGHARFLPDGAQALTGETGKTPAPLDRPCMHARRQISRLLPSQFLI, encoded by the exons ATGTCCAACGACGAGGAGCGCCCGCCTCACAGGAGCGTCGACGAAGACGCGGAGGCCGCGACGGCGACCGACGACGAGGACGGGGACGAAGAACCGGAGTCGATAGAAGCGCCGCCCCGCGACCCGTACTTGGCCGCCACGAGAGACCTCGCGGTGCAGCACGGCTGGTCCGTCGCACCGGACGAG ATCGAGCTGCACGAGACGATAGGCCGAGGGACGACGGCGGAGATACACCGGGCGACGTGGAgggggctggaggtggcggtgAAGTGGATCCGGCCGGAGCTCCTCCGCTCCAACCCGAGCGCCGAGGCCTTCTTCGCGCAGGAGCTGGACGTCCTCTCCCGGCAGCGGCACCCGCACGTGCTGCGGCTGATGGGCGCGTGCCTGCGCCCGCCGGAGAGCTGCTTCCTGGTGACGGAGCTCCTCAGCGGCGCCacgctggtggagtggctgcacGGGGGCAAGGAGCGCCGCAGGAAGGAGCTGCCGCCGGCGCGGCCGCTGGCGCAGAGGGTGGGGAGGGCGCTGGAGGTCGCGCTGGCGATGCGGCACCTCCACGAGCAGACGCCGCGGGTGCTGCACCGGGACCTGAAGCCCAGCAACGTGCTGCTGGACGCCGACTCGCGCGCGCGGGTCGCCGACTTCGGCCACGCCAGGTTCCTGCCGGACGGCGCGCAGGCGCTCACCGGCGAAACCGGTAAGACACCGGCACCGCTCGATCgcccgtgcatgcatgcacgccgGCAAATTTCTCGACTTCTCCCGTCGCAGTTCTTAATCTGA
- the LOC109765657 gene encoding serine/threonine/tyrosine-protein kinase HT1-like, whose amino-acid sequence MAPEVIRCEPYTEKCDVYSFGVMLNELVTGEHPYIDTSYGPSKIALEVADGKLRPRLPEGDADAATGALVDLICRAWYAEPSRRPSFAAITVALRGIQEQLV is encoded by the exons ATGGCGCCCGAGGTGATCCGCTGCGAGCCGTACACGGAGAAGTGCGACGTGTACAGCTTCGGCGTGATGCTCAACGAGCTCGTCACCGGGGAGCACCCGTACATAGACACCAGCTACGGGCCTAGCAAG ATTGCGTTGGAGGTAGCGGATGGAAAACTGAGGCCAAGGCTCCCGGAAGGCGACGCGGATGCTGCTACTGGAGCCCTGGTTGATCTCATCTGCCGGGCGTGGTACGCGGAGCCTTCGAGGAGGCCTTCGTTTGCCGCCATCACCGTGGCACTTCGAGGTATCCAAGAGCAGCTGGTGTGA